One Bacillota bacterium genomic region harbors:
- a CDS encoding branched-chain amino acid ABC transporter permease, translating into MVRRYLRAGNLAVTAVLAAAFLAGEAAIASGWLSPYYQVQLFSVGINVILAVSLNLINGFTGQFSLGHAGFMAVGAYTAAVATTRWGLPFAAAILLAALAAALMGLLVGVPTLRLRGDYLAIATLGFGEILRSVLYNVDYVGGATGLLGIPRLTTWPWLFAMTLLTVLLVKNLVNSSRGLALKAVREDEIAAEDSGVDTTRTKVLAFVIGAVFAGIGGALYAHYFFVIQPTTFSFLKSFEILVYVVLGGLGSVTGSVVSAAALTLLSAALQGLAALRMVLYGLVLVLLMIFRTGGLFGTWELSFEAMGQAWGRLLRRPGAGGDLSGPAALPRAEAATLPDLPEVTPDGASQDR; encoded by the coding sequence GTGGTGAGGCGCTACCTGCGGGCGGGCAACCTGGCGGTGACGGCCGTGCTGGCCGCCGCCTTCCTGGCCGGGGAGGCGGCCATCGCCTCAGGCTGGCTCAGCCCCTACTACCAAGTCCAACTCTTCAGCGTCGGCATCAACGTCATCCTGGCAGTCAGCCTCAACCTGATCAACGGCTTCACCGGCCAGTTCTCCCTGGGCCACGCGGGCTTCATGGCGGTGGGCGCCTACACCGCGGCGGTGGCGACGACCCGCTGGGGACTCCCCTTCGCCGCAGCCATCCTGCTGGCCGCCCTCGCCGCGGCGCTGATGGGGCTCCTGGTGGGCGTGCCCACGCTGAGGCTGAGAGGCGACTATCTGGCCATCGCCACGCTGGGCTTCGGGGAGATCCTCCGCTCCGTCCTCTACAACGTCGACTACGTGGGCGGCGCCACCGGCCTCCTGGGGATCCCGCGGCTGACCACCTGGCCCTGGCTCTTCGCCATGACCCTCTTGACCGTGCTCCTGGTCAAGAACCTGGTCAACTCCAGTCGCGGGCTCGCCCTGAAGGCCGTCCGCGAGGACGAGATCGCGGCCGAGGACTCGGGCGTGGACACCACCAGGACCAAGGTGCTGGCCTTCGTGATCGGCGCCGTCTTCGCCGGCATCGGGGGGGCGCTTTACGCCCACTACTTCTTCGTCATCCAGCCGACCACGTTCAGCTTCCTCAAGAGCTTCGAGATCCTGGTCTACGTCGTCCTGGGCGGCCTCGGCTCCGTCACCGGCAGCGTGGTCAGCGCCGCCGCCCTCACCCTCCTCAGCGCCGCGCTGCAGGGGCTGGCCGCGCTGCGCATGGTGCTCTACGGGCTGGTGCTGGTGCTCCTGATGATCTTCCGGACCGGCGGTCTCTTCGGCACTTGGGAGCTGAGCTTCGAGGCGATGGGCCAGGCGTGGGGCCGGCTCCTCCGGCGCCCGGGGGCGGGCGGCGACCTCTCCGGGCCGGCCGCCCTCCCCCGCGCCGAGGCCGCCACCCTGCCCGACCTCCCGGAGGTGACCCCCGATGGCGCTTCTCAAGACCGTTGA
- a CDS encoding branched-chain amino acid ABC transporter permease has protein sequence MTAILQQIVNGLSLGSIYALIALGYTMVYGIIKLINFAHGDIYMVGAYVAFFAVSLYNMNLGVALLLAMLVAAGTGVLIERVAYRPLRNAPRIAALITAIGVSFILENGGILVLKPDPRAFPDPIQWRQIRLLGGGLVLSTQDLFIVGVTVAMMLLLVYFVQRTRTGRAMRAVAYDMQAAALMGIDVDRTIAVTFAVGSALAAVAGLLVGLYYNRIDPLMGLIPGLKAFIAAVLGGIGSIPGAMLGGYLLGVIEALVGGTQFSLFRDAVSFALLILILLVRPAGLLGRNVREKV, from the coding sequence ATGACGGCCATCCTGCAGCAGATCGTCAACGGGCTCTCCCTCGGCAGCATCTACGCCCTGATTGCGCTGGGCTACACGATGGTCTACGGCATCATCAAGCTGATCAACTTCGCCCACGGGGACATCTACATGGTGGGCGCCTACGTCGCCTTCTTCGCCGTCTCGCTCTACAACATGAACCTGGGCGTGGCGCTCCTCCTGGCCATGCTGGTGGCCGCAGGCACCGGGGTCCTCATCGAGCGGGTCGCCTACCGCCCGCTGCGCAACGCACCCCGCATCGCCGCGCTCATCACCGCCATCGGCGTCTCTTTCATCCTGGAGAACGGCGGCATCCTGGTCCTCAAACCCGACCCGCGCGCCTTCCCGGATCCCATCCAGTGGCGGCAGATCCGCCTGCTGGGAGGCGGGCTGGTCCTCTCCACGCAGGATCTCTTCATCGTCGGCGTGACGGTGGCGATGATGCTCCTCCTGGTCTACTTCGTGCAGAGGACACGGACGGGCCGTGCCATGAGGGCGGTCGCCTACGACATGCAGGCCGCCGCCCTCATGGGCATCGACGTCGACCGCACCATCGCCGTCACCTTCGCCGTCGGCTCGGCGCTGGCGGCGGTGGCCGGCCTCCTGGTGGGCCTCTACTACAACCGCATCGACCCGCTGATGGGACTCATCCCCGGGCTGAAGGCCTTCATCGCCGCGGTGCTGGGCGGGATCGGCAGCATCCCCGGCGCCATGCTGGGGGGCTACCTGCTGGGCGTGATCGAGGCGCTGGTGGGCGGCACCCAGTTCAGCCTCTTCCGCGACGCCGTCTCCTTCGCCCTCTTGATCCTCATCCTCCTCGTCCGCCCGGCCGGCCTGCTGGGGCGGAACGTCCGGGAGAAGGTGTAA